In one window of bacterium DNA:
- a CDS encoding IS1595 family transposase yields MEFERMFPDDAACLDYLVKTLYPKGIYCPTCRATTKHHRERARPAYACQYCGHHEHPMAGTIFQDSATSLKLWFYAMYLMASTRCGISAKQLERELGVTYKTAWRMFNKIRGLASKAETGAPFLGGRGESVEMDETYIGRDREHNVPVFGMTQRKRAGKAGRVRVVAIPDGAKTTSVMPHVKERVLPQTMIYTDESPIYNAVGRLNAGHTHRRIYHSLKVYVQGDIHTSTVDGFWALVKNGIGGVYHGVSTKHLQAYLDEYAFRYNTRKRPEGVFNAWLGLVSKDGAKASASE; encoded by the coding sequence ATGGAGTTCGAGCGGATGTTTCCTGATGACGCGGCGTGCCTGGACTACCTCGTCAAGACCCTGTACCCGAAGGGCATTTACTGCCCGACGTGCCGGGCGACAACGAAGCACCATCGGGAGAGAGCGCGCCCTGCCTACGCCTGCCAATACTGCGGACATCACGAACACCCGATGGCGGGGACGATCTTTCAGGACTCGGCTACGTCGCTGAAACTGTGGTTCTACGCGATGTACCTGATGGCCAGCACGCGGTGCGGAATCTCCGCGAAGCAACTGGAGCGGGAACTCGGCGTCACGTACAAGACCGCATGGCGCATGTTCAACAAGATTCGCGGGCTGGCGTCGAAGGCCGAAACCGGCGCGCCGTTCCTCGGCGGGCGAGGGGAGTCCGTCGAAATGGACGAGACATATATCGGGCGCGACAGGGAACACAACGTTCCGGTGTTCGGCATGACCCAACGCAAGCGGGCCGGCAAAGCGGGGCGGGTGCGGGTCGTGGCGATTCCCGATGGGGCCAAAACCACATCGGTCATGCCGCATGTCAAGGAACGGGTGTTGCCCCAGACCATGATCTATACGGACGAATCGCCAATCTACAACGCGGTCGGGCGTCTTAACGCGGGGCACACGCACCGCCGCATTTACCATAGTCTGAAGGTCTACGTCCAGGGTGACATTCATACCAGCACCGTGGACGGATTCTGGGCCTTGGTCAAGAACGGGATTGGCGGGGTTTACCACGGCGTTTCGACCAAGCACCTGCAAGCCTACTTGGACGAATACGCTTTCCGCTACAACACCCGGAAGCGCCCCGAGGGCGTGTTCAATGCATGGCTCGGGCTCGTTTCGAAGGACGGCGCGAAGGCTTCTGCTTCCGAATGA
- a CDS encoding transglutaminase-like domain-containing protein produces MSAAGAKAAELRRLPRDIAALCEIVQGVLIHRDIAPWLYDLKLSDEQRDAANIRSVAKMLVQMGALDTRPLTERREPGLRMPCICTHFATLLCSILREQGVPARARCGFGAYFTPGRFEDHWVAEYWNASQKRWILVDAQVDAVQRGAFRLDFDPLDVPRDRFIIAGDAWQMCRSGRADPDLFGLSLINEQGMWWIAQNLIRDLASLNRMEMLAWDVWGMMPKPTTEISIEEAILLDRVAELTLAGDDALAELREIYRDERLRVPKTIFNASRQTQETIAI; encoded by the coding sequence ATGAGCGCCGCGGGCGCGAAGGCCGCCGAGCTTCGCAGACTGCCTCGCGACATCGCGGCGTTGTGCGAGATTGTTCAGGGCGTGCTGATTCATCGCGACATCGCGCCGTGGCTGTACGATCTCAAGCTTTCGGACGAACAACGCGACGCTGCCAATATCCGATCGGTCGCGAAGATGCTGGTGCAGATGGGGGCTCTCGATACGCGCCCGCTGACCGAGCGACGGGAGCCGGGCTTGAGGATGCCATGCATCTGCACGCATTTTGCGACCCTGCTCTGCAGTATCCTGCGCGAGCAGGGTGTGCCGGCGCGCGCCCGATGCGGCTTCGGCGCGTACTTCACTCCGGGCAGATTCGAAGACCACTGGGTTGCGGAGTATTGGAACGCCTCGCAAAAGCGCTGGATTCTGGTCGATGCTCAGGTCGATGCGGTACAGCGCGGGGCGTTCAGGCTCGATTTCGATCCGCTCGACGTTCCGCGCGACCGTTTTATCATCGCCGGCGACGCGTGGCAGATGTGCCGCAGCGGTCGGGCCGATCCCGATCTCTTCGGCCTCTCGCTTATCAACGAGCAGGGCATGTGGTGGATCGCCCAAAACCTCATTCGCGATCTCGCGTCCCTCAATCGCATGGAGATGCTGGCTTGGGACGTGTGGGGAATGATGCCGAAGCCGACCACCGAGATCAGCATCGAGGAAGCCATCCTGCTCGACCGGGTGGCCGAACTCACGCTTGCCGGCGATGACGCGCTGGCGGAACTTCGGGAGATCTATCGGGATGAACGCCTGCGCGTCCCGAAGACGATCTTCAACGCCAGCCGGCAAACCCAGGAGACGATCGCGATCTGA
- a CDS encoding PIN domain-containing protein — translation MSLRLIDSSIWISYLRPQPAARLVAAVHEALKAGEAAVATPIVAEVLAGIRDASEYAARQTDFRALPHVATDEEVGYTAARIGRALAGAGKTSKTVDLILAAASIHSGAELWSLPDEHYEDIRAFLKTRELRDVSPLRVRWLP, via the coding sequence GTGTCGCTCCGGCTCATCGATTCGTCGATCTGGATTTCGTACTTGCGCCCCCAACCGGCGGCGCGGCTCGTCGCGGCCGTGCACGAGGCGCTCAAGGCCGGGGAAGCGGCCGTCGCGACGCCGATCGTCGCCGAAGTGCTCGCCGGCATTCGAGACGCGTCGGAATACGCTGCGCGGCAAACCGACTTCCGGGCGTTGCCGCACGTCGCAACCGACGAGGAGGTCGGCTACACGGCCGCCCGGATCGGTCGGGCGTTGGCCGGCGCGGGCAAGACCAGCAAGACGGTCGACCTGATACTCGCCGCGGCGTCCATCCACTCCGGTGCCGAACTATGGTCTCTTCCGGATGAGCACTACGAGGATATTCGGGCTTTTTTGAAGACCCGGGAACTCCGGGACGTAAGTCCTCTTCGAGTCCGCTGGTTGCCCTGA
- a CDS encoding type II toxin-antitoxin system VapB family antitoxin yields the protein MAKTLIDIDEGLLDEARRLAKVSTKREAVQIALREFVRRRRVERLVAAAGKSSMRWTRADLRAMREGR from the coding sequence ATGGCCAAGACACTCATCGACATCGACGAAGGACTCCTCGACGAAGCGCGCAGGCTCGCAAAGGTCTCGACCAAGCGCGAAGCCGTCCAGATCGCCCTGCGCGAATTCGTTCGGCGCCGGCGCGTCGAGCGCCTAGTCGCCGCGGCCGGCAAGAGTTCCATGCGGTGGACCCGGGCGGACCTCCGTGCCATGCGCGAGGGACGGTAG
- a CDS encoding DMT family transporter: MAAVLILVSACLYGISPILAKTAYAYGVTPLVLLTWRVTIAATLFWTVCLALRQVSRLERRLAGTLVVLGTIFVPLQVYSYFFALSILPASTASVVVNTSPVHVAWMERLMLGERAAPGELVLLGMIVAGAVLVAGTTPHAGHTLGLAALGVATLGSAFYLVVQRRLVRDAPPLLLLAVIQTCSAAVYWVAGLVTGRAAVLPPAAAFAAIAGSAVAASLASLLVLIALRTLAATRTAMLGMLEPVVTVGLSVALLADTMTWPRAVGITTVLAGITVFYWRLWQAGPATALPEPDAAGGPSRGLGGGSPTPRA, translated from the coding sequence ATGGCCGCCGTTCTGATTCTCGTCTCCGCCTGCCTTTACGGGATCTCGCCGATCCTGGCCAAGACGGCGTACGCGTACGGCGTCACGCCGCTCGTGCTCTTGACGTGGCGCGTCACGATCGCGGCGACGCTGTTCTGGACGGTGTGCCTCGCGCTGCGGCAGGTGTCCCGGCTCGAACGCCGCCTTGCCGGGACGCTGGTGGTGTTGGGGACGATCTTCGTGCCCCTCCAGGTGTACTCGTACTTCTTCGCGCTCTCCATACTGCCGGCATCCACCGCGTCCGTCGTGGTCAATACCTCGCCGGTGCACGTCGCCTGGATGGAACGCCTCATGCTCGGCGAACGGGCGGCGCCGGGCGAGCTCGTGCTGCTCGGGATGATTGTGGCCGGCGCGGTCCTCGTGGCCGGGACGACTCCGCACGCCGGTCACACGCTCGGCCTGGCGGCCCTCGGCGTGGCCACGCTGGGGTCGGCCTTCTATCTGGTGGTACAGCGCCGGCTCGTCCGGGACGCCCCGCCGCTTCTGCTGCTCGCCGTCATCCAGACGTGCTCGGCGGCCGTGTACTGGGTCGCCGGCCTGGTGACGGGCCGGGCCGCGGTCCTGCCGCCGGCCGCGGCGTTCGCCGCAATCGCGGGATCGGCCGTCGCGGCGTCACTCGCCTCCCTGCTCGTTCTCATCGCGCTTCGGACGCTCGCCGCGACGCGCACGGCCATGCTGGGCATGCTGGAACCGGTCGTGACGGTCGGTCTCAGTGTCGCCCTGCTCGCCGACACAATGACCTGGCCGCGGGCGGTGGGCATCACGACCGTCCTTGCCGGCATCACGGTTTTCTACTGGCGGTTGTGGCAGGCCGGTCCGGCGACCGCCCTCCCGGAGCCGGACGCGGCGGGAGGACCGTCGCGGGGTCTCGGCGGCGGGTCCCCTACTCCGCGCGCATGA